In Kaistella sp. 97-N-M2, the sequence TTTCCATGAACGTCGCGCTGACCCTGGCCGGACAAAGCAAGGTTATTATTGTGGGTGCAGATATTCGGAATCCGCAGCTGCACCGTTTTATCCTGGGAAAAAACTTTGGACTCACGGATTTTTTGGTTTCCGATGATACCGTACCGGATGAATACATCGGCAGGTCCGGCATTAACGAAAATCTAGAGGTCATGTTCAGTGGACAGATCGCCCCCAATCCTAATGATTTGCTGGACATGCCTAAATTCAATCAAATGATCGCTTATCTTAAAAGAAAATATGATTATATTATTCTGGATTCTGCACCGGTAATGCTTGTCAGTGATACGCTGCATTTGGTGGAGATTTCCGACGTGGTGCTGTATGCTGTGAAATCTGATTTTACGGAGAAGGAGATGATCGACTTCGCCGCAGGATTCCGCAAGGAAAATATGATTAAAAATATGGCTTTTGTGCTGAACAGCGTCAAACCCGAAAACACGCGTTATGGCAAAAAATACGGCTACGGCTATTATTCCTATACGCACGACGAAAAACCGAAGTGGTGAAAAGATTTATTTAAGGTGAATCTGTGAATCTGTGAAGAAGTGAAGAAGTGAAGAAGTGAACCTGTAAACAAGTTCACGTTCACAATTTCACAAGTTCAAACCTTCACACCCAAAAAGAACTCAAAACATGAACAACCACAAAGATGTGCTGCTTTACCAAAAATCGCTTGACCTGGTTGAATATATTTACAGACTCACTAAGGCGTTTCCGGCAGAAGAAAGATTTGGACTGACGAGTCAGCTGAGAAGAAGTGCAGTCTCTCTGCCGTCCAACATCGCTGAAGGAGCGGGCAGAAGAGGTAAGAAAGAGTTTATTCAGTTTTTATATATTGGACTTGGTTCCTTAAATGAAATGGAAACCCAGATTGAGATTTCGAGAAGGTTGGGGTATGTTTCTGATATCACTGCCTTTTCAGAATTGTTTTTGCACCTAAAAAGAATGCTCTTGAAATTAATTGAGAAATTAGATAGTGATTAGTATGTGAAAAGGTAAACAAGTGAACCTGAGAAGAAGTGAACAAGTGCATCTGTGAAGGAGTAAACAAGTGAATCTGTGAAGAAGTGAACCTGTAAACCAGTTCACGTTCACAAGTTCACAAGTTCACACGTTTACACCTTCACAAGTTCACACCTTCACAAGTTCACACCTTCACAAGTTCACAAGTTCACAAGTTCACACGTTCACAATTTCACAATTTCATCAAAAAAACAATGACAAACGAAAAGCAGCCAACATATTTTATAAACTCGAAGCAATCTGTTTTTTCCCTTAATTTAAAGGAGGTGTGGGCGTACCGCGATCTGCTTTTGATGTTGGTGAAAAAGGATTTCATCACGTTCTACAAGCAAACCGTTCTGGGGCCGCTTTGGTTTGTGGTGCAGCCTTTACTCACGACGGCGATCTATATTATTTTATTCGGAAATATTGCGAAGCTGTCGACCGATGGTGTGCCGCAGGTGTTATTTTATCTGTCCGGCATCACGGTGTGGAATTATTTCTCCGAAAGCCTGACGAAGACGTCGAACGTCTTTACGGCGAACGCCGGAATGTTTGGCAAGGTCTATTTCCCGCGCCTGATTATGCCGCTGTCGATTGTCGCCTCGTCACTTATGAAGTTTGCCGTACAGTTTGGTATTTTTATTTTGGTGCTGCTGTATTACATCGTTTTTACGGAGGCCGTGCAGCCGAACTGGTGGATTCTGCTTACGCCCCTGCTGATCCTTCTCATGGCCATGTTTGCGTTGGGAATGGGCATGATTTTCTCGTCGCTGACGACGAAATATAAAGATCTCACGTTTCTTCTGACATTTGGAACGCAGCTGTTTATGTACGTTACGCCCGTGGTCTATCCTACATCTGCTTTGCCGGAAAAATTTCGGTTCCTTGTTTATATGAATCCTTTATCCTCCATATTTGAATGTTTCCGGTATGCTTTTTTAGGTTCGGGGAGTTTTGATCTGAGGAATATTTTATGGAGCGGAATTTTTATAACGGTGATCCTTATCATCGGAACGGTTATCTTTAACAAGGTTGAAAAAAGTTTTATGGATACGGTTTAGGAATGCGGTCATTTTTTGATTTATGCTTGATTACGAGAAGACTTTGCCACTTATAAATTTTAGTAATAATAGGTACAAGAATAAATTATTGTATAATTATTTGAAGTACTTTAAACGACTTGGAGATTTCTGTGTGAGCAAAATTGAATTTC encodes:
- a CDS encoding four helix bundle protein; its protein translation is MNNHKDVLLYQKSLDLVEYIYRLTKAFPAEERFGLTSQLRRSAVSLPSNIAEGAGRRGKKEFIQFLYIGLGSLNEMETQIEISRRLGYVSDITAFSELFLHLKRMLLKLIEKLDSD
- a CDS encoding ABC transporter permease translates to MTNEKQPTYFINSKQSVFSLNLKEVWAYRDLLLMLVKKDFITFYKQTVLGPLWFVVQPLLTTAIYIILFGNIAKLSTDGVPQVLFYLSGITVWNYFSESLTKTSNVFTANAGMFGKVYFPRLIMPLSIVASSLMKFAVQFGIFILVLLYYIVFTEAVQPNWWILLTPLLILLMAMFALGMGMIFSSLTTKYKDLTFLLTFGTQLFMYVTPVVYPTSALPEKFRFLVYMNPLSSIFECFRYAFLGSGSFDLRNILWSGIFITVILIIGTVIFNKVEKSFMDTV